The Bacillus carboniphilus genome contains a region encoding:
- the nadA gene encoding quinolinate synthase NadA: protein MEILDMVEFDKKEAMPNSYKERSYEELEQRVLEIKQKLGKKLYIPGHHYQKDEVINFADTTGDSLQLAQASAINKEAEWVVFCGVHFMAETADMLTDKEQKVLLPDMRAGCSMADMANINQTEIGWEKLQQMFGDTILPLTYVNSTADIKAFVGRNGGATVTSSNAKNMLKWAFKQKERILFLPDQHLGRNTAYDLGVPLNQMAVWDPITNQLEYDGNYEDVVVILWKGHCSVHEKFTVKNVEHIRETKPDMNIIVHPECPREVVAISDYAGSTKYIIDAISQAPSGSKWAIGTEMNLVKRIIDQHPDKEIVSLNPFMCPCLTMNRIDLPHLAWALESIEQGQPVNQIKVPEDVTKQAVLALNRMLENV from the coding sequence ATGGAAATCTTAGATATGGTTGAATTTGATAAAAAAGAAGCAATGCCAAATAGCTATAAGGAAAGAAGTTATGAAGAATTAGAGCAGAGAGTTCTTGAAATTAAACAAAAATTAGGAAAAAAATTATATATTCCGGGTCATCATTATCAAAAGGATGAAGTGATTAATTTTGCTGATACAACAGGGGATTCACTTCAATTAGCTCAAGCATCTGCAATAAATAAAGAAGCTGAGTGGGTTGTATTTTGTGGTGTTCACTTTATGGCGGAAACGGCTGATATGTTAACAGATAAAGAGCAAAAGGTCTTATTGCCAGATATGAGAGCAGGTTGTTCTATGGCAGATATGGCTAATATTAATCAAACAGAAATTGGGTGGGAAAAGCTTCAACAAATGTTTGGAGATACGATTCTACCGTTAACCTACGTGAACTCAACTGCTGACATAAAAGCGTTTGTTGGAAGAAATGGTGGAGCAACAGTTACTTCATCAAATGCAAAAAATATGCTGAAATGGGCGTTTAAACAAAAGGAAAGAATTTTGTTTTTACCAGACCAACATTTAGGAAGAAATACTGCTTATGATTTAGGCGTTCCGTTAAATCAAATGGCCGTATGGGACCCAATTACGAACCAATTAGAGTATGACGGGAACTATGAAGATGTAGTTGTAATTTTGTGGAAAGGTCATTGCTCTGTACATGAAAAATTCACGGTAAAAAATGTTGAACATATTCGTGAAACAAAACCTGATATGAATATTATTGTTCATCCAGAATGTCCAAGAGAAGTGGTTGCAATATCAGACTATGCGGGATCAACTAAGTATATAATTGATGCGATTTCACAAGCTCCATCTGGTTCTAAGTGGGCAATTGGGACAGAAATGAACTTAGTTAAACGGATCATTGATCAGCATCCTGATAAAGAAATTGTGTCCTTGAATCCATTTATGTGTCCTTGTTTAACCATGAATCGGATTGATCTACCTCATTTAGCATGGGCATTAGAAAGTATTGAGCAAGGACAGCCTGTTAACCAAATTAAAGTTCCTGAAGATGTAACAAAGCAAGCTGTTTTAGCATTAAATCGTATGCTTGAAAATGTATAA
- the safA gene encoding SafA/ExsA family spore coat assembly protein, giving the protein MKIHIVQKGDSLWKIAQKYGVNFEELKKMNSQLSNPDLIMPGMKIKIPTNGVQIKKEFPITKEQPIQKEQPVQKQQASPKQQSNNKSNDMKSAPYVPNTKPTQKPFYPESDVNNNYYTFNMSMSPQEKQKNQAQSPKLPPKPANVLPNMMDTAEEKGKKSQTSPVQEHALKNQQMSQVQGSQYAPNYGYYSPQMMPNNFQSTQVSPAYQPYSNMVNNQPGVAGVQDENMGNNDNSQGQMENIPFSQTQGAYAPQYGMVPPTCYYPVSPVMPGSGFDCYPQTMAAEQEMSNKENEEQSPDMTAPSMNNQMAHATMPMFQEDCGCGGQSMPGQPYQMPFGVPRPMMPAPGPYGIGGMPGQGSPYGYGGGPAQGPYGYGGMPGQDPYGYGGGPAQGPYGYGGMPGQDPYGYGGGPAQGPYGYGGMPGQDPYGYGGMPGQDPYGYGGIPGQGPYGYGGMPSPGPYGYGGMPGQGPYGGMVPEAGGMVPQAERMSQQQQLSNDGTATNPSAMFGTPDYRNEEDDEKDDK; this is encoded by the coding sequence TTGAAAATCCATATTGTTCAAAAGGGCGACTCTTTATGGAAAATTGCACAAAAATATGGTGTCAATTTTGAAGAACTAAAAAAGATGAACTCGCAATTAAGTAACCCAGACTTAATTATGCCCGGAATGAAAATAAAAATACCGACAAATGGGGTTCAAATAAAAAAAGAATTTCCCATTACAAAGGAACAGCCTATCCAAAAAGAACAACCTGTGCAAAAGCAACAAGCTTCTCCAAAGCAACAATCAAATAATAAATCGAATGATATGAAGAGTGCTCCGTATGTTCCAAATACCAAACCAACGCAAAAACCTTTTTATCCAGAAAGTGATGTGAACAATAATTATTACACTTTCAATATGTCAATGTCACCTCAAGAAAAGCAAAAAAATCAAGCCCAATCACCGAAGTTACCACCTAAGCCAGCGAATGTTTTGCCAAATATGATGGATACTGCAGAAGAAAAAGGGAAGAAATCACAAACATCACCAGTTCAGGAGCATGCTTTAAAAAATCAGCAAATGTCACAAGTTCAAGGGAGCCAGTACGCGCCTAATTACGGTTACTACAGTCCTCAAATGATGCCAAATAATTTTCAATCTACACAAGTGTCTCCAGCTTATCAGCCTTACTCTAATATGGTGAATAACCAACCTGGAGTTGCAGGAGTGCAAGATGAAAATATGGGTAATAATGATAATAGTCAAGGACAGATGGAGAACATTCCATTTTCACAAACCCAAGGTGCATACGCTCCTCAATATGGAATGGTTCCTCCAACTTGTTATTATCCTGTATCTCCTGTTATGCCAGGTAGTGGATTTGATTGCTATCCACAAACAATGGCTGCAGAACAGGAAATGAGTAATAAGGAAAATGAGGAACAATCTCCTGATATGACTGCTCCATCTATGAACAATCAAATGGCGCATGCAACTATGCCGATGTTTCAAGAGGATTGTGGTTGTGGAGGTCAATCAATGCCCGGGCAGCCTTATCAAATGCCTTTTGGTGTCCCAAGACCGATGATGCCAGCACCAGGACCTTACGGAATTGGAGGGATGCCAGGTCAAGGAAGCCCATATGGTTATGGAGGAGGTCCTGCTCAAGGCCCATATGGTTATGGTGGAATGCCAGGTCAAGATCCATATGGTTACGGAGGAGGTCCTGCTCAAGGCCCATATGGTTATGGTGGAATGCCAGGTCAAGATCCATATGGTTACGGAGGTGGTCCTGCTCAAGGACCATATGGTTATGGTGGAATGCCAGGTCAAGATCCATATGGTTATGGTGGAATGCCAGGTCAAGATCCATATGGATATGGAGGAATACCAGGTCAAGGTCCATATGGATATGGAGGAATGCCAAGTCCAGGTCCATACGGTTATGGTGGAATGCCAGGTCAAGGTCCATATGGAGGTATGGTTCCAGAAGCAGGTGGAATGGTTCCTCAAGCAGAAAGAATGTCTCAACAACAACAATTATCAAATGACGGTACAGCAACAAATCCTAGTGCAATGTTTGGTACTCCAGACTATCGAAATGAAGAAGATGATGAGAAAGATGATAAATAA